In a genomic window of Besnoitia besnoiti strain Bb-Ger1 chromosome XI, whole genome shotgun sequence:
- a CDS encoding hypothetical protein (encoded by transcript BESB_021540), whose amino-acid sequence MKSALAVELINTYSKDNHNGILRCDMHEYKGRVLYATKSASAGDTLLREPPLHAVRTDPNNPVFRELESLCKECNFHLEPIWYWCALNSIILEAQPPVPGLTSITHRQSELLRVLHVPAEITPCKEVMKLIQAFHLEDRTTPEDLELLLQVWIHNCFEQFEDPVGYVIYFMPSFSSHSCLPNVLWFTDEDHTFVLRARANIEEGDEVTLTYLSEEDLMRPTLHRRRVLSETKDFVCACERCSAPVDFSRGFRCPTCGVGCIYVEPDAELTGDEVDEVFAAAAAAGETVETFLPSSFTLQPSYRGVSPPPWASSSSGSSPPLCSFESRMASLPKDAIPLTVWLSLLAPSIGAARLSGVRRTLALLDSAPPAEKEASATEDARTKKSGGAEDLVSPAQGFAAVLERLHQALASVQEVTRLQGRAAPNVCLLCKRQWTLRERRRCLAIEALVDRFANPQDDADAEAAAAEAREEEEGPEEEESDVGGRRDPVSPRAGRPESESDDEGRGAASRRKQTKDRSLSRGGGGRREYVEGSCGGSDDGRKNATRGGAQHEEALGLKEKTQRKLKKKRDKESEEETGQSPSTNGCDGKEQTADWGRTARESCQSEPGDSPPQPASSETSTRRNNKKAAEAGESPEATEHVALWRRRHSLQQRASALRRLLKKKWKLLKEKQLECVEHVFFEVFHAHWHLACWLKTRAADATGPERVALHDKVVWQQRNLYPGLNAAVGWSLDEMAETVLLTYRDQPNTSPALSAESVKTLLRNRDILAAYEEAASILGTLFETDHQFVMDVTKKLGTIAGWIRNYGLEAEPSAAAWLTAGQRRFETSYAGHCSPVLLCENGGGSSWSVAERGLQSL is encoded by the exons ATGAAGTCTGCCTTGGCAGTCGAGCTCATTAACACCTACTCCAAGGATAATCACAATGGCATCTTGAGATGTGACATGCACGAATACAAGGGACGTGTCCTGTACGCAACGaagagcgccagcgccgggGATACTTTGCTAAGAGAGCCTCCGCTGCATGCCGTGCGAACCGACCCGAACAACCCAGTGTTCAGAGAACTCGAGTCTCTCTGCAAAGAGTGCAATTTTCATCTTGAGCCAATATG GTACTGGTGCGCGTTGAACTCGATCATCttggaggcgcagcctcctGTCCCAGGGTTGACCTCCATAACGCACAGGCAGTCCGAGCTTCTTCGGGTGCTGCACGTCCCAGCAGAAATCACCCCGTGCAAGGAAG TCATGAAGCTTATACAAGCCTTTCATCTGGAAGACCGTACCACACCTGAAGATCTGGAGCTTCTTCTGCAG GTCTGGATTCACAACTGTTTCGAGCAGTTTGAAGATCCCGTCGGATACGTCATCTACTTCATGCCCTCGTTCAGCTCCCACTCCTGCCTGCCCAATGTTCTGTGGTTCACCGATGAAGATCACACCTTcgtcctgcgcgcccgcgcaaaTATTGA ggagggcgacgaggtgACGCTGACGTATCTCTCAGAAGAAGATCTCATGCGACCCACTCTGCATCGGCGGCGCGTTCTCAGCGAGACCAAAGACTTTGTCTGCGCGTGCGAACG GTGTTCGGCTCCCGTCGATTTCTCTAGAGGCTTCCGCTGTCCCACGTGCGGCGTCGGATGCATCTACGTCGA gccggATGCGGAGCTCACAGGAGACGAGGTCGATGAGGTcttcgcagcagctgctgctgctggcgagaCAGTCGAGACCTTTCTGCCCTCTTCGTTCACGCTCCAACCGAGTTACCGAGGCGTTTCTCCGCCCCCGtgggcgtcttcgtcttctggcTCTTCGCCCCCTCTCTGCTCGTTTGAG tCGCGTATGGCATCTCTGCCGAAGGACGCGATTCCGCTCACAGTctggctctctctcctcgcgccgagcatcggcgccgcgcggctttcCGGCGTACGGCGGACGCTGGCATTGCTGGacagcgcgcctcccgctgagaaggaggcgtctgcaaccgaggacgcgaggacgaagaagtcaggcggcgccgaggacctggtctcgccggcgcaggggTTCGCAGCCGTGCTGGAGCGACTCCACCAGGCTCTCGCGTCTGTTCAAGAAGTGACGCGCTTgcaggggcgggcggcgccgaacgTCTGCCTGCTGTGCAAGCGGCAGTGGACTttgcgcgagcggcggaggtgCCTTGCAATCGAGGCGCTAGTCGATCGATTCGCCAACCCGCaggacgacgccgacgcagaggccgccgccgcggaggcacgggaagaggaggaggggcctgaagaggaggagagtgatgttggcgggcggcgggaccctgtctcgccgcgcgcgggcaggccagagagcgagagcgacgacgagggacGCGGAGCGGCGAGCAGACGAAAGCAGACTAAGGACCGCTCGCTGtcgcgggggggaggagggcggagagagtATGTGGAGGGTAGTTGCGGGGGCTCGGACGACGGCAGAAAGAACGccacgcgaggaggcgctcagcacgaggaggcgctcggcttgaaggagaaaacgcagaggaaactcaagaaaaagagagacaaagagagcgaagaggaaacgGGACAGAGCCCCTCGACGAACGGGTGCGACGGGAAGGAGCAAACCG CGGACTGGGGACGCACCGCGAGGGAGTCGTGTCAGTCCGAGCCTGGCGAcagcccgccgcagcctgcctCTTCAGAGACGTCAACGCGAAGAAACAACAAGAAAGCggccgaggcaggcgagagtCCGGAGGCGACCGAGCACGTTGCTTTgtggcgacggcgccacagcttgcagcagcgtgcctccgccttgCGTCGCTtgctgaagaagaagtgGAAGTTGCTCAAGGAGAAACAACTAGAGTGCGTGGAGCACGTGTTCTTCGAGGTCTTCCACGCTCACTG GCATCTGGCGTGCTGGTtgaagacgagggcggcagaTGCCACGGGACCCGAGCGCGTGGCTCTCCACGACAAAGTTGTGTGGCAACAACGGAATCTGTATCCGGGCCTGAATGCTGCAGTCGGTTGGTCGCTGGATGAAATGGCGGAGACGGTTCTCCTGACCTACCGGGATCAGCCCAACACC TCGCCAGCCTTGTCGGCCGAAAGTGTGAAGACTTTGCTGCGGAACCGCGACATTTTGGCTGCGTACGAGGAAGCAGCCTCTATCCTCGGCACGCTATTTGAGACTGACCATCAATTCGTCATGGACGTGACGAAGAAGCTCGGCACGATTGCGGGGTGGATTCGGAACTATGGTTTGGAGGCAGAGCCTTCAGCTGCCGCTTGGCTGACCGCTGGTCAGCGGCGCTTCGAGACTTCCTATGCTGGGCATTGCAGCCCGGTGCTTCTTTGTGAAAACGGCGGGGGCAGTTCCTGGTCGGTCGCGGAGCGGGGTCTGCAGAGTCTGTAA
- a CDS encoding adenylate kinase (encoded by transcript BESB_021550) produces MERLLRVGRPLKLLFMGAPGAGKGTYATRLAKAWSIPHISTGDLIRDEIRAKTPLGNLLQQHANKGDLVPDDVVTEICRKRLLKSDCAKGWILDGFPRTVKQALDLRELGRPSLCVHIFLPDNILTAKLLARRICATCGANFNIADIRSPPYDMPPLLPPADCTQCHGKPELIKRDDDTEEIVKNRLAVYKRDTEPLLQLYREEGTLLEYHVKKGVKDLLDLSSSIISRVEQLGTPA; encoded by the coding sequence ATGGAGCGCCTGTTGAGGGTTGGACGGCCCCTTAAACTCTTGTTTATGGGAGCACCGGGGGCGGGGAAGGGCACATACGCCACACGACTTGCGAAAGCCTGGTCGATCCCTCACATTTCCACTGGTGATCTAATCCGAGACGAAATcagagcgaagacgccttTGGGCAATCTTCTGCAGCAACACGCGAACAAAGGCGACCTTGTTCCGGACGACGTGGTTACGGAAATCTGTCGGAAACGTCTGCTGAAGTCGGACTGTGCAAAAGGGTGGATTTTAGATGGCTTTCCCAGGACAGTCAAGCAAGCTCTTGACCTGAGGGAACTTGGTCGTCCGTCGTTGTGTGTGCACATCTTCTTGCCGGATAACATTTTGACGGCAAAGCTACTGGCACGGCGGATATGTGCTACATGCGGCGCGAATTTCAATATCGCGGATATTCGTTCTCCTCCCTACGACATGCCTCCACTGCTTCCACCAGCCGACTGTACGCAGTGCCACGGAAAGCCAGAACTGATTAAGCGGGATGATGACACCGAAGAAATTGTGAAGAATCGGTTAGCAGTGTATAAGCGCGACACcgagcctcttcttcagctctATAGGGAAGAAGGAACATTGTTGGAATACCATGTGAAAAAGGGGGTTAAAGACTTGCTTGATTTGTCAAGTAGCATTATCTCACGTGTTGAACAGTTAGGTACACCGGCCTAA
- a CDS encoding hypothetical protein (encoded by transcript BESB_021530): MGLYCIASLLLAVYPERAYETRSSLIGELKDAILVGTRAARAESGFGYETRQPESGAPSAKNHVVRHLRAFPSRISPSGATALAFPVGSGRRITTTDTSQMSSAHPANASEPELSEPSANLPPTSSRSHKEAPTSEWQPKEEHNQAHALSGTDTAKIGRSKSTAKTASSPSVRSWCTASDTCSSGSLRSSSYHPAYSKCSRETAKESSSTSPVRAPA, encoded by the exons ATGGGGCTTTATTGTATCGCATCGTTGCTTTTAGCCGTTTATCCGGAGCGAGCGTACGAAACACGCAGTTCTCTCATAGGAGAGCTCAAGGACGCGATTCTCGTAGGCACCCGAGCGGCCAGGGCGGAGAGCGGATTCGGCTACGAAACCAGGCAGCCAGAAAGTGGAGCACCTTCGGCTAAGAACCACGTGGTTCGTCATCTTCGTGCGTTTCCGTCGCGAATCTCTCCCAGCGGCGCCACTGCGTTAGCTTTTCCGGTCGGCAGTGGACGACGAATTACCACAACTGATACGTCACAAATGTCGTCCGCACACCCTGCCAACGCGTCGGAACCAGAACTCTCAGAACCCAGCGCCAATCTGCCACCGACTTCGTCGCGCTCCCACAAGGAAGCACCAACAAGTGAGTGGCAACCCAAAGAGGAACACAATCAGGCTC ATGCTCTCAGCGGGACTGACACAGCGAAAATTGGCAGGTCCAAATCCACGGCCAAAACCGCCTCGTCGCCATCTGTCCGCTCCTGGTGCACTGCTTCAGACACCTGCAGCTCCGGGTCCCTGCGGTCCTCTTCGTACCACCCTGCGTACTCAAAGTGCTCCCGGGAGACCGCCAAAGAATCAAGCTCAACTTCCCCTGTTCGTGCGCCCGCATAG
- a CDS encoding hypothetical protein (encoded by transcript BESB_021560) has protein sequence MRTLKKLTSMLSQHHTEWANADPTGTMSPEKLTALVTSATVMQPEGVDLSSLNRVLENWKQQISQGPVVSMIPGVPTPPQFLQPASPLATYGMPTATGQPGLASAMANFAQFPPAQYALPPVPFFQIAPQPGYQLASAAVAPGPRENGTGPSQVALSQTIRDGLKVLGGDGANMQAKKMRSPKHLKADATPGEATKKIAELSADHSVCDAGRDELSRRCSDMKTKKRARCQQELGADAAPASPPQRDRNRPAGSGSKEGSQPSSCCILLTHCPLYLYRDRRHSSTAGLLNLDEHKYMLAGDPSASSHAEAFSFPFLDKIQAQLRQLHQPVQRCRNGHGDAVGAQTRGMAAASEAARRNALALAEDRRLLLEASMRSDVVHQCLLNILDSIVVSQLRTGVPHFASGADARETAKVWKRQAGAKESPTPAHSSGVHLDILLHTLDGKLLRVSPSFRVPRNFKVFKKVASMALSSPTGKLCATPTARTEKCRRHGWGSAEKDRAQADDEDSAEEDRQAGSLPEEEETLIEVLQPPFWRHLPEQFSILTGGYEFDSKTCFYLGDSLCLLDIELEFWQLEASYCAEPAEMVLCYGLGYKA, from the exons ATGAGGACCTTGAAGAAGCTAACTTCTATGCTGAGCCAACACCACACAGAGTGGGCGAACGCTGACCCCACAGGGACGATGAGCCCTGAGAAACTAACG GCACTTGTCACATCGGCTACTGTAATGCAACCTGAGGGGGTCGACCTCAGTAGCCTGAATCGTGTACTTGAGAACTGGAAGCAACAAATCTCCCAAGGCCCCGTCGTCAGCATGATTCCTGGCGTGCCAACGCCTCCTCAATTCTTGCAGCCGGCTTCGCCCTTGGCTACGTACGGGATGCCAACCGCAACTGGACAGCCAGGCCTTGCTTCT GCAATGGCAAACTTTGCCCAATTCCCTCCCGCCCAGtacgcgctgccgccagtCCCCTTCTTCCAGATAGCACCGCAGCCTGGTTACCAGTT ggcgtctgctgcggtaGCCCCTGGGCCACGGGAGAACGGCACAGGCCCTAGCCAGGTCGCGTTATCTCAGACGATCCGCGATGGACTGAAGGTGTTAGGCGGA GACGGCGCAAACatgcaggcgaagaagatgCGCTCGCCTAAGCATCTCAAAGCTGACGCCACCCCTGGCGAAGCTACCAAGAAGATTGCGGAACTTTCAGCTGATCATTCGGTGTGTGATGCTGGGCGAGATGAATTATCCCGACGGTGTTCGGATATGAAGACTAAGAAGAGGGCTCGTTGCCAGCAGGAGTTGGGGGCCGACGCCGCTCCTGCATCGCCACCGCAACGTGATCGAAACCGTCCCGCCGGCTCTGGATCGAAGGAAGGGTCACAACCTTCGAGCTGCTGTATTCTTCTCACGCACTGCCCTCTATACCTTTATCGAGACAGAAGGCATTCTTCCACTGCGGGCCTTTTGAACCTTGACGAGCATAAGTATATGCTGGCGGGCGAcccctccgcttcctcgcacGCGGAGGCATTCTCGTTTCCGTTCCTTGACAAAATTCAAGCCCAGCTCCGTCAGCTGCATCAGCCAGTCCAGCGATGCCGAAATGGACACGGTGACGCTGTAGGGGCCCAGACACGTGGCATGGCGGCTGCGAGTGAAGCCGCACGAAGAAACGCTTTGGCGCTGGCTGAGGACCGGCGGCTCCTTCTGGAGGCTTCCATGCGTTCTGACGTCGTCCACCAGTGCTTGCTGAATATTCTCGATTCCATCGTCGTCTCTCAACTTCGTACGGGCGTACCACATTTCGCGAGTGGTGCGGACGCCCGTGAGACCGCAAAGGTGTGGAAGAGGCAGGCAGGCGCGAAAGAGTCACCAACTCCGGCGCATTCGAGTGGCGTTCATCTAGACATCCTTTTGCACACTTTGGACGGCAAGCTGTTGCGTGTTTCCCCCTCTTTTCGCGTCCCCCGTAACTTCAAAGTATTCAAGAAGGTTGCGTCAATGGCGCTCTCGTCGCCCACTGGAAAACTATGCGCGACGCCCACAGCACGAACAGAGAAATGCCGCCGTCACGGTTGGGGATCTGCTGAGAAGGACAGAGCACAGGCAGATGACGAAGACTCAGCCGAGGAAGATCGACAGGCGGGGAGCCTcccagaggaggaagaaaccCTCATCGAAGTGCTACAGCCCCCTTTCTGGCGGCATCTGCCAGAACAGTTCAG CATCTTAACAGGGGGATACGAATTCGACTCCAAGACGTGCTTTTACTTGGGCGACTCCTTATGCCTCTTGGATATAGAACTTGAATTTTGGCAACTAGAGGCTTCCTATTGTGCAGAGCCCGCGGAGATGGTGCTGTGTTATGGTCTCGGATATAAGGCCTAG